A single genomic interval of Paenibacillus macerans harbors:
- a CDS encoding YqzM family protein gives MDANTHANDPRQHINEEPRNDLFDLMNGFFGMLTLMIVIFFGMVIIKFIAG, from the coding sequence ATGGATGCAAACACGCATGCGAACGATCCACGGCAGCATATTAACGAAGAACCGCGCAACGACCTGTTCGATCTGATGAACGGTTTCTTCGGCATGCTGACGTTAATGATCGTGATCTTTTTCGGGATGGTTATCATTAAATTTATTGCCGGTTAA
- a CDS encoding CPBP family intramembrane glutamic endopeptidase, with the protein MFSPMKPSSRRLKTKTLWLMALIGLVIFFIVQIFPTTASDTLQMEQSDDVIAKSQARTKAIEFAKSVLNIELAGHPEKALVTYESRSDLYGYLTKADLLAPFLKTYDKQFPYDVFRVRFNEPNDVFSALTVDVHMTTGKVVGFEEIVSSSNAKKQMMLDYGTETPDSLRTWEGDLTLEEKERLAAPYLAAFGFDPARLERVSGEGDVGLLYRIKGDELGESQATIDIRYEYGAVSSFESYFSVPESHADYVAGQTRLANWLTFAGYALFTFVLGILAIVYSALTRAHTTFKRGIFLAGAYFVLSVIGTVNMLPVFEKDGLDPIVLTVGFVIQGLVTLILAASVYFSLVGGDGLWRKNGINLWARSREEGYGRHVLTAVADGYAWALILLGVQSVVFFILERTIHTWSTTDATQSPYNMVYPLLFPLLAWVAGIGEEAVYRLFGIPMLKKLFRSTFIASLLTTLIWAFGHTLYPIYPVISRPIELTFIGLLFSFIFLRYGFPTVVFSHVIFDSILMALSLMFMGGAVNIAAGLVYIALPAIVAYVIYLFNPPGKERQGPPQGPPPLQPQQPEPPQSPQLLQQP; encoded by the coding sequence ATGTTTTCACCTATGAAACCGTCCAGCCGCAGGCTGAAGACAAAAACGCTTTGGCTGATGGCCCTGATCGGGTTGGTCATTTTCTTCATCGTCCAGATTTTTCCGACAACCGCTTCCGACACGCTGCAGATGGAACAGTCGGATGACGTCATCGCCAAATCGCAGGCCAGAACGAAAGCTATCGAATTTGCAAAGTCGGTGCTGAACATCGAGTTGGCCGGTCATCCCGAAAAAGCGCTCGTTACCTATGAATCGCGCTCCGATCTGTACGGTTATTTAACGAAGGCGGATTTGCTCGCCCCTTTCCTGAAGACGTATGACAAGCAATTTCCGTACGACGTATTTCGCGTCCGTTTCAACGAACCAAACGATGTGTTTAGCGCTTTGACCGTCGACGTTCACATGACCACCGGCAAAGTGGTCGGGTTCGAGGAAATCGTTTCCTCGAGCAATGCGAAAAAGCAGATGATGCTGGACTACGGTACCGAAACGCCAGACTCGCTGCGCACCTGGGAGGGCGATTTGACGCTGGAGGAGAAGGAGCGGCTGGCCGCGCCTTATCTGGCCGCGTTCGGCTTTGACCCAGCCCGCCTTGAGCGCGTGTCGGGCGAGGGCGATGTCGGTCTGCTCTATCGCATCAAGGGGGATGAGCTCGGGGAGTCGCAAGCGACGATCGATATCCGCTACGAATACGGCGCCGTATCGTCATTCGAAAGCTACTTCTCCGTTCCTGAGTCGCATGCCGATTACGTCGCCGGGCAGACGCGGCTGGCCAACTGGCTTACCTTTGCCGGATACGCCCTGTTCACATTTGTGCTCGGCATCCTGGCCATCGTATACAGCGCGCTGACGCGGGCGCATACCACTTTTAAACGCGGGATTTTTCTGGCCGGCGCCTACTTCGTCTTGTCCGTCATCGGGACGGTCAACATGCTGCCTGTGTTTGAAAAGGACGGGCTCGATCCGATCGTGCTGACGGTAGGGTTCGTGATTCAAGGACTCGTCACCCTGATTCTTGCCGCCTCGGTATATTTCTCGCTCGTCGGCGGGGACGGACTGTGGCGGAAAAACGGCATCAATCTGTGGGCGCGGTCCAGGGAGGAAGGTTACGGCCGCCATGTGCTGACCGCGGTGGCCGACGGTTATGCGTGGGCTTTAATTTTGCTCGGGGTGCAGTCGGTTGTCTTCTTCATTCTGGAAAGAACGATTCATACCTGGTCGACGACCGATGCGACACAATCGCCGTACAACATGGTCTACCCGCTCCTGTTCCCGCTGCTCGCCTGGGTGGCCGGGATCGGCGAGGAAGCCGTTTACCGGCTGTTCGGCATTCCGATGCTGAAAAAGCTGTTCCGCAGCACGTTCATCGCCAGTCTTTTGACGACCTTGATCTGGGCTTTCGGCCATACGCTGTATCCGATCTATCCGGTCATTTCACGGCCGATCGAGTTGACCTTTATCGGACTGCTGTTCAGCTTCATTTTCCTGCGCTACGGCTTTCCGACCGTCGTTTTCTCGCACGTGATCTTTGACAGCATCCTTATGGCGCTGAGCCTGATGTTTATGGGCGGAGCGGTGAACATCGCCGCCGGTCTGGTCTACATCGCCCTGCCGGCGATCGTCGCTTACGTCATCTATCTGTTCAACCCGCCGGGCAAGGAGCGGCAGGGTCCGCCGCAGGGTCCACCGCCGCTGCAGCCGCAGCAGCCGGAGCCCCCGCAATCTCCGCAGCTGCTGCAGCAGCCTTAG
- a CDS encoding cation:proton antiporter has translation MESAVTEAIHHFLILILFVISVGVVSGKLAAWLRLPDVAVFIAVGMLLGPGLGLIHEQSGSLINQLILTVGSALILFDGGRNLRLSGLRNVWITLSLLSVPGVVISTIVMGVGVHYLFGVDWIFAFLAAAVIASTDPASIIPVFKQVKIKERVRETVESESAFNDATGSILTFSLLAAVAGGGALDVGAMSWEFVKTALGGILAGLIISGILTYLAGHARHGYFRDYSTIVMTVCALSSYLIADLLHVSGFMATFVAGVIWGNAETFGLSLKDNHVEMSSFAENMTVMMRMLIFVLLGSQVNFATLGQFFWPSLAAVLILMFVARPLSVLLCAWPDRKVKWTWRELLFMCWVRETGVIPAALSGMIAGMGIAHSNVITGLAFMAIVLTIIIQASTTGWVAKKLGLEVKETATGKP, from the coding sequence ATGGAATCGGCTGTAACCGAAGCGATACATCATTTTCTGATCTTAATTTTATTCGTTATCAGCGTTGGCGTAGTATCGGGCAAACTGGCGGCATGGCTAAGGCTGCCGGATGTGGCGGTGTTCATCGCCGTCGGGATGCTGCTCGGTCCGGGGCTTGGGCTGATTCATGAACAAAGCGGATCGCTGATCAATCAATTGATATTAACGGTCGGGTCGGCGCTGATTTTGTTTGACGGCGGGCGGAATTTGCGGCTGAGCGGGCTTCGCAACGTATGGATTACGTTATCGCTGCTCAGCGTACCGGGCGTGGTGATTTCGACGATCGTCATGGGCGTGGGTGTTCATTACTTGTTCGGCGTTGATTGGATTTTTGCTTTTTTGGCCGCGGCGGTCATCGCCTCCACCGATCCGGCTTCGATCATTCCGGTATTCAAGCAGGTAAAAATCAAGGAGCGGGTCCGCGAGACGGTGGAGAGCGAATCGGCGTTTAACGACGCTACCGGCTCGATCTTGACGTTTTCGCTGCTGGCCGCGGTGGCCGGCGGCGGGGCGCTGGACGTTGGCGCCATGTCCTGGGAGTTTGTCAAAACCGCGCTCGGCGGAATTCTTGCCGGACTGATTATCTCGGGCATACTGACTTATTTGGCGGGACATGCCCGCCACGGCTATTTTCGCGACTATTCCACAATCGTCATGACGGTCTGCGCGTTATCCTCATACTTGATCGCCGATTTGCTGCATGTCAGCGGGTTTATGGCTACGTTTGTCGCCGGGGTGATCTGGGGAAATGCCGAAACGTTCGGTTTGTCCCTGAAAGACAATCATGTGGAAATGAGCTCTTTCGCTGAAAATATGACGGTTATGATGCGCATGCTGATCTTTGTGCTGCTGGGCAGCCAAGTGAATTTTGCCACGCTCGGGCAATTTTTCTGGCCAAGCCTGGCGGCGGTGCTGATCTTGATGTTTGTGGCCCGCCCGCTGTCGGTGCTGCTGTGCGCCTGGCCCGACCGCAAGGTGAAGTGGACGTGGCGCGAGCTGCTGTTCATGTGCTGGGTGCGCGAAACCGGGGTGATCCCGGCCGCCTTGTCCGGCATGATTGCGGGGATGGGAATCGCTCATTCCAACGTGATTACCGGGCTGGCTTTTATGGCGATTGTGCTGACGATCATCATTCAAGCGAGCACCACCGGCTGGGTCGCCAAAAAACTCGGTTTGGAAGTCAAAGAAACCGCCACCGGAAAGCCGTAA
- a CDS encoding DnaD domain protein, with protein sequence MRMNNMLHFTENHRYCVYRDFSLSPVDGKMLAMIYQPMVGAFAVALYRLLAEQVPLEQVGYSKVEQQRRLFLTLGVDPSEKGRKFLIEQASKLEAVGLLQTSRLYVPDSDDYMYEYELQAPLSPAEFFRTQHLTLLLRDKIGKFAVLALREQLFSNEPEAWAGVTYNKENISVPFYDIFELNTHSIDYELEQAIAETSIARQPGVLLGPEEEAINYADIILRFPRESRNRPFVEALRFDPEGMGIVNYIARKYDLGVQDICRLLDEDGVFDPAGAILLDELQYRANLQFRQGKRRKEAREVAYGKIVSLRGGEAAGSAAQSISHPEEVAVQMEYYVDVPPQFQSKCDVHQYNMMLRNEPYTRLLKTFFPGTVPDNLLDIFEKVDLNYKLPGEVINVLIHYLMSLLTSGGEQRINRNFIDAIAANMLLKQVDTYEKAVQYIRDQAKVKDKAAGNAAAAGGAKRGRSYAGRSAKPKPEIPIVQQSGDDQALSEEEFAELIKMAEQMQAKKQKGI encoded by the coding sequence GTGCGCATGAACAACATGCTGCATTTTACCGAAAATCACCGTTATTGCGTATACCGCGACTTCAGTCTCAGCCCGGTGGACGGAAAGATGCTGGCCATGATCTACCAGCCGATGGTCGGGGCGTTTGCCGTGGCGTTGTACCGGCTGCTGGCGGAACAGGTTCCGCTGGAGCAGGTCGGTTATTCCAAGGTCGAGCAGCAGCGGAGGCTGTTCCTGACGCTGGGGGTGGACCCGAGCGAAAAGGGGAGGAAGTTCCTGATCGAGCAGGCTTCCAAGCTGGAGGCCGTCGGCCTGCTGCAGACCAGCCGCCTGTACGTACCGGACAGCGACGATTATATGTACGAATACGAGCTGCAGGCGCCGCTGTCGCCTGCAGAGTTTTTCAGAACCCAGCATCTGACGCTGCTGCTGCGCGACAAAATCGGCAAATTTGCCGTCCTGGCGCTGCGGGAACAGCTGTTCAGCAATGAACCGGAGGCTTGGGCAGGCGTAACTTATAACAAAGAAAATATTTCCGTGCCGTTTTACGATATCTTTGAGTTGAATACGCACTCGATCGATTACGAGCTGGAGCAGGCGATCGCCGAGACGTCGATCGCCCGGCAGCCGGGCGTGCTGCTGGGGCCGGAGGAAGAGGCGATCAATTACGCCGACATTATTCTCCGGTTTCCCCGGGAGTCGCGCAACCGCCCGTTTGTGGAGGCGCTGCGCTTTGACCCGGAAGGCATGGGGATCGTGAATTACATCGCCCGCAAGTACGATTTAGGCGTGCAGGACATCTGCCGGCTGCTCGACGAGGACGGCGTGTTTGATCCGGCCGGAGCCATCCTGCTGGACGAATTGCAGTACAGGGCCAATTTGCAGTTCCGGCAGGGAAAACGGCGCAAGGAGGCGCGCGAGGTTGCGTACGGCAAAATCGTCTCGCTGCGCGGGGGAGAAGCGGCGGGTTCGGCGGCCCAGTCCATCAGCCATCCGGAAGAGGTGGCGGTGCAGATGGAGTATTACGTGGATGTTCCGCCGCAGTTCCAGAGCAAATGCGATGTTCATCAATACAATATGATGCTGCGCAACGAGCCGTATACCCGGCTATTGAAGACGTTTTTTCCGGGGACGGTGCCGGACAACCTGCTCGATATTTTTGAAAAAGTCGATTTGAACTATAAGCTGCCCGGCGAAGTGATCAACGTACTTATCCATTATTTGATGTCGCTGTTAACCTCCGGCGGGGAGCAGCGGATCAACCGCAATTTCATCGATGCGATCGCGGCGAACATGCTGCTGAAACAGGTCGACACCTATGAGAAGGCGGTTCAATACATTAGGGACCAGGCCAAGGTCAAGGATAAAGCGGCCGGCAACGCGGCGGCGGCCGGGGGCGCCAAACGGGGAAGATCCTACGCCGGCCGGAGCGCGAAGCCGAAGCCGGAGATTCCGATCGTACAGCAGTCCGGGGATGACCAGGCTTTGTCCGAAGAGGAATTTGCCGAGCTGATCAAGATGGCGGAGCAGATGCAAGCCAAAAAGCAAAAAGGGATATGA
- the uvrC gene encoding excinuclease ABC subunit UvrC has product MDSFVNEAQGQEQEKALEAIRHKLALLPDLPGCYLMKNKDGKIIYVGKAKVLKNRVRSYFTGSHNGKTQRLVSEIRDFEYIVTGSNMEALILECNLIKQHHPRYNVLLKDDKTFPYIKITNEPHPRLEVTRRVLKDKAKYFGPYPNAYAAQQTKKLLDRMYPLRKCNVMPKEVCLYYHMGQCLAPCVQEVPQSTYDDMTQEITSFLSGGHEEIKKELERKMHEAAEELQFERAKELRDQIININALMEKQKITMKDAKDRDVFGFAVDKGWMCVQILYMRQGKMIERHASVFPFYGDAYGDFLSFVTQYYSENPALPQEILLPEMKEDAEAEVARAEGDPKRGAEPFGAAAERRGEDGAEPEPVGLGPEAAAGQAAGQEGADGAVPALAALAGLAPATEGADSPVLSPGVQAVPAPAPEGENGPVPTPGAQAGEAMQLEGEAGPVPALRGENGPEAQAGPETRSAEQPAALDSASGAAALQEWLGVKTLVPQRGLKKQMVTMALENARVALDEKFRLIERDEERTSKAAENLARAIGLEKASRIEAFDNSNIQGTNPVSAMVVFIDGKPAKKEYRKYKVRTVQGPDDYETMREVIRRRYERVLKENLPLPDVVVVDGGKGQISAATDVLENELGLYIPVCGLVKDAKHKTAQLMAFDPPEPIHLPRDSQEFYLLQRIQDEVHRFAITFHREQRGKSMVVSRLDAIPGIGEKRRKALLKHFGSLKKIKEASVEDFRPLSIGDKLARQIIDALRDEDVPEEL; this is encoded by the coding sequence GTGGACTCATTTGTCAACGAAGCGCAGGGGCAGGAGCAGGAGAAGGCGTTGGAGGCGATTCGCCACAAGCTGGCGTTGCTGCCGGATTTGCCGGGCTGTTATTTAATGAAAAACAAAGACGGCAAAATCATCTATGTCGGCAAAGCCAAAGTGCTGAAAAACCGGGTCCGTTCGTATTTTACCGGCAGCCATAACGGAAAAACGCAGCGGCTGGTCTCGGAAATCCGCGATTTCGAATATATCGTAACCGGAAGCAACATGGAGGCGCTCATTTTGGAGTGCAACCTCATTAAGCAGCATCATCCGCGTTATAACGTGCTTTTGAAGGACGACAAAACCTTCCCTTATATCAAAATTACGAATGAACCGCATCCCCGGCTCGAGGTGACCCGGCGGGTGCTTAAAGATAAAGCGAAATATTTCGGTCCGTACCCGAACGCGTATGCGGCCCAGCAAACGAAAAAGCTGCTCGACCGCATGTATCCGCTGCGCAAATGCAACGTGATGCCCAAAGAGGTGTGCCTTTATTACCATATGGGGCAATGCCTGGCGCCATGCGTGCAGGAGGTTCCGCAATCGACCTACGACGATATGACCCAGGAAATAACGTCGTTTCTGAGCGGTGGGCACGAGGAGATCAAAAAAGAGCTGGAGCGCAAAATGCATGAGGCGGCCGAGGAGCTGCAATTCGAGCGGGCCAAGGAACTGCGCGACCAGATCATCAATATCAACGCGCTGATGGAGAAGCAGAAAATCACGATGAAAGACGCCAAAGACCGCGACGTCTTCGGCTTTGCCGTCGACAAAGGCTGGATGTGCGTGCAGATCCTGTACATGCGGCAGGGGAAAATGATCGAGCGGCATGCGTCGGTATTCCCGTTTTACGGCGATGCATACGGAGATTTTCTGTCGTTCGTCACGCAGTATTACAGTGAAAATCCGGCCTTGCCGCAGGAGATTTTGCTGCCGGAGATGAAGGAGGATGCGGAGGCTGAGGTCGCTCGGGCTGAGGGGGATCCGAAGCGCGGAGCTGAGCCGTTCGGGGCTGCGGCTGAGCGTCGCGGCGAAGACGGAGCGGAGCCAGAGCCGGTAGGCCTGGGGCCGGAGGCCGCGGCTGGGCAAGCTGCGGGGCAGGAAGGCGCGGACGGTGCGGTACCGGCGCTGGCTGCACTGGCGGGGCTGGCTCCGGCAACGGAAGGCGCGGACAGTCCGGTGCTGAGTCCGGGAGTCCAGGCCGTGCCGGCCCCAGCGCCGGAAGGCGAGAACGGCCCGGTGCCGACGCCAGGGGCGCAAGCGGGGGAAGCCATGCAACTGGAAGGCGAGGCTGGCCCGGTACCAGCGCTGCGTGGCGAGAACGGCCCGGAAGCTCAAGCCGGCCCGGAAACCCGGTCCGCGGAGCAGCCGGCGGCGCTGGATTCGGCCTCCGGAGCGGCGGCGCTGCAGGAATGGCTTGGCGTCAAAACGCTGGTGCCGCAGCGCGGCCTGAAGAAGCAGATGGTGACGATGGCCTTGGAAAATGCGCGCGTGGCGCTCGACGAGAAATTCCGCCTGATCGAACGGGATGAGGAGCGGACTTCGAAGGCGGCGGAAAACCTCGCGCGGGCGATCGGCCTGGAGAAGGCGTCGCGCATCGAGGCGTTCGACAACTCCAACATCCAAGGGACGAACCCGGTATCGGCGATGGTCGTGTTTATCGACGGCAAGCCGGCCAAGAAGGAGTACCGCAAATACAAGGTGCGGACCGTACAGGGACCGGACGACTACGAAACGATGCGCGAGGTGATCCGCCGCAGGTACGAACGGGTGCTGAAAGAGAACCTGCCGCTTCCCGACGTGGTCGTAGTCGACGGGGGCAAAGGGCAGATCTCCGCCGCGACCGACGTATTGGAAAACGAGCTGGGCCTCTATATCCCGGTGTGCGGCCTGGTCAAGGACGCCAAGCATAAAACGGCGCAGCTGATGGCTTTTGACCCGCCCGAGCCGATTCATCTGCCGCGCGACAGCCAGGAGTTCTACCTGCTGCAGCGGATTCAGGATGAGGTGCACCGCTTCGCCATCACGTTCCACCGTGAGCAGCGCGGCAAGTCGATGGTTGTTTCGCGGCTCGACGCGATCCCCGGCATCGGGGAGAAACGGCGCAAGGCGCTGCTGAAGCATTTCGGCTCGCTGAAAAAAATCAAAGAGGCTTCAGTCGAAGACTTCCGGCCGCTTTCGATCGGCGACAAGCTCGCCCGCCAAATTATCGACGCCCTGCGGGACGAGGACGTGCCGGAAGAATTGTAA
- the trxA gene encoding thioredoxin, translating into MAIVNVSDQSFNSEIEGQGPVLVDFWAPWCGPCKMIAPILEELSAEVGDSVKIAKLNVDDNPETASRFGVMSIPTLILFKDGQPVDKIVGLNSKDTLKNLIAKHQ; encoded by the coding sequence ATGGCCATTGTTAATGTATCCGATCAGTCTTTCAATAGCGAAATTGAAGGACAAGGTCCGGTTCTAGTTGATTTCTGGGCTCCCTGGTGCGGTCCCTGCAAAATGATCGCTCCGATTTTGGAGGAGTTGTCGGCAGAAGTGGGGGACTCGGTGAAAATCGCCAAGCTCAACGTGGATGACAATCCGGAAACGGCTTCCCGTTTTGGCGTAATGAGCATTCCTACCCTGATCCTGTTCAAAGACGGTCAACCGGTCGACAAAATCGTCGGGTTGAACTCGAAAGACACGCTGAAAAACCTGATCGCCAAGCATCAATAA
- the dnaI gene encoding primosomal protein DnaI has protein sequence MESLGELLSQMKSSQLRQRSEELAARLMNDPLVWELRSSHPELEQQQLMRGMAKLYQYVNDRRHCENCPGLANCPNDFPGHYTKLAVEQLGGKPELVDLQVPCGKQLQYERELSVKKRIHSFYVDERALEEGYSEVEIMSKDSLRAPAVAQVFRYINEIREQGLKPRGLYLEGHFGTGKTFLMCYLLHELAKEGYSGAIVYMPEFVEELKSMLQDSDKLRETVEMMKQVDLLIFDDIGAENLNPWVRDHVLGSILNYRMNRKPTFYTSNYSLNALEKHLSFTSKDGEEAHKGQRLMDRIAPFVEVVQVRGTNKRGRS, from the coding sequence ATGGAATCGCTGGGGGAACTGCTGTCGCAAATGAAAAGCTCGCAGCTAAGGCAGCGCTCGGAGGAACTGGCCGCGAGACTCATGAACGATCCGCTGGTCTGGGAGCTGCGCAGCAGCCATCCGGAGCTTGAACAGCAGCAGCTGATGCGCGGCATGGCCAAGCTGTATCAATATGTGAACGACCGCCGGCACTGCGAAAACTGCCCCGGGCTCGCGAATTGCCCGAACGATTTTCCCGGGCATTATACGAAGCTGGCGGTGGAGCAGCTGGGCGGCAAGCCGGAGCTGGTGGATCTGCAGGTTCCCTGCGGCAAGCAGCTGCAGTATGAGCGGGAACTTTCCGTGAAAAAGCGGATCCACAGTTTTTATGTGGATGAACGGGCGCTGGAGGAAGGCTACAGCGAAGTGGAAATTATGTCGAAGGACAGCTTGCGGGCTCCGGCCGTTGCCCAAGTGTTCCGTTACATCAACGAGATTAGGGAACAAGGCCTGAAGCCTAGGGGGCTGTACCTGGAAGGGCATTTTGGCACGGGCAAAACGTTCCTGATGTGCTATCTTTTGCACGAGCTCGCCAAAGAGGGATATTCCGGGGCGATCGTGTATATGCCCGAATTCGTGGAAGAGCTGAAGTCGATGCTGCAGGACAGCGACAAGCTGCGTGAAACGGTGGAGATGATGAAGCAGGTGGATCTGCTCATTTTTGACGATATCGGAGCGGAAAATTTGAACCCTTGGGTGCGCGATCATGTTCTGGGTTCGATTTTGAATTACCGGATGAACCGCAAGCCGACTTTTTATACGTCGAATTATTCGCTGAACGCGCTGGAGAAGCATTTAAGCTTCACGAGCAAGGACGGGGAAGAGGCCCATAAAGGCCAGCGGCTGATGGACCGGATCGCGCCGTTTGTGGAGGTCGTCCAGGTTCGCGGGACGAATAAGCGCGGGCGGTCTTGA
- a CDS encoding potassium channel family protein, which translates to MKMQQFVVIGLGRFGSSLALELMDLGYEVLGIDRDEEVVNELSDQLTHAVVADATDEEVLKSLGVRNFDCGIVAIGNDIQMSILAAILLKDLGIKTVVAKALSVLHGRALQKLGVDRVIFPERDMGVRVAHQLVTPNLLDYIELSKEYSIVEMNVPACLDRKNLGDINPRARFGCSIVAIHRDGSILVAPTAMDQLQEGDIMVIIGSKKNIEEFEEVINE; encoded by the coding sequence ATGAAAATGCAGCAGTTTGTAGTCATCGGACTGGGCCGGTTCGGCTCCAGCCTGGCTCTGGAGTTGATGGACCTCGGGTATGAGGTGCTCGGGATCGACCGGGACGAAGAGGTGGTAAACGAATTGAGCGACCAGCTGACGCATGCCGTCGTGGCGGACGCCACGGACGAGGAAGTGCTGAAATCGCTGGGCGTCCGCAACTTCGACTGCGGGATCGTCGCGATCGGTAACGATATTCAGATGAGTATTTTGGCGGCGATTTTGCTCAAGGACTTGGGGATCAAAACCGTGGTCGCCAAGGCGCTCTCCGTCTTGCACGGCCGCGCGCTGCAAAAGCTTGGCGTGGACCGGGTTATTTTTCCGGAACGGGATATGGGCGTCCGCGTGGCGCATCAGCTCGTGACTCCAAATCTGCTGGATTACATCGAATTGTCCAAGGAATACAGCATCGTGGAAATGAACGTTCCCGCTTGCCTTGACCGGAAAAACCTGGGCGACATTAACCCGCGCGCCCGTTTCGGCTGCAGCATCGTGGCCATTCATCGCGACGGAAGCATCCTGGTGGCGCCTACCGCCATGGATCAGCTGCAAGAAGGGGACATTATGGTCATCATCGGATCGAAGAAAAATATCGAAGAGTTCGAGGAAGTCATTAACGAGTAA
- a CDS encoding TrkH family potassium uptake protein — protein sequence MNELSFKKISFSPPQILVLGFALIILLGSLLLMLPISSAAGETLPFVDALFTATSATCVTGLVVVDTGTYFSTFGQIVIMLLIQVGGLGFMTMATLFSLVLKRKISLKDRLILQEAMNQNTMEGIVRLIRKVLLYSLVIESCAALLFAIRWAFDMPLGRALYFGVFHAVSMFNNAGFDLFGEYRSLTLYVADPLVNFVAMFLIVSGGIGFIVLSDIIDFRRRRKLSLHSKVVLSMTSALIVVGALVIFIFEFTNPRTLAPLGWGGKFWAALFQSVTPRTAGANTVDIGELRQASQFFMIILMFIGASPSSTGGGIKTTTFTILVGAVISMIRGQSDLVLFRYRMAQERIFKAVTITMLALFLVVAVAMVLSTTEDASFLSILFETTSAFGTVGLTMGLTGKLTVIGKILISFTMFAGRLGPLTLAYALGPKKGKELYRHPEGKMIIG from the coding sequence GTGAATGAATTGTCTTTCAAAAAAATCAGCTTTTCCCCGCCGCAAATTTTGGTGTTGGGTTTTGCGCTCATCATTTTGCTGGGATCGCTGCTGCTGATGCTGCCGATTTCCAGTGCGGCCGGGGAGACGCTGCCGTTCGTCGACGCGCTGTTTACGGCGACTTCGGCGACATGCGTAACGGGACTGGTCGTCGTCGACACCGGGACCTATTTTTCCACGTTTGGCCAAATCGTAATCATGCTGCTGATTCAGGTCGGCGGACTTGGGTTCATGACCATGGCCACCTTGTTTTCGCTCGTGTTGAAACGGAAAATCTCGCTGAAGGACCGGCTGATCCTGCAGGAGGCGATGAACCAGAACACGATGGAGGGGATCGTCCGGCTGATCCGCAAGGTGCTGCTGTATTCGCTGGTCATTGAATCCTGCGCGGCGCTGCTGTTCGCGATTCGCTGGGCGTTTGACATGCCGCTGGGCCGGGCGCTGTACTTCGGCGTTTTTCACGCGGTATCCATGTTCAACAACGCCGGGTTTGACCTGTTTGGCGAATACCGGAGCTTGACGTTGTACGTGGCCGATCCGCTCGTCAACTTCGTGGCGATGTTTCTCATCGTGTCCGGGGGCATCGGGTTTATCGTGCTGTCGGACATCATTGATTTCCGGCGCCGCCGCAAGCTGTCGCTGCATTCCAAGGTGGTGCTGTCGATGACGTCGGCGCTGATCGTGGTCGGGGCCCTGGTCATATTTATATTCGAATTCACCAATCCGCGGACGCTAGCCCCGCTCGGCTGGGGCGGGAAATTTTGGGCCGCGCTGTTCCAGTCGGTGACGCCGCGGACGGCCGGGGCCAACACGGTCGATATCGGCGAGCTGCGGCAGGCTTCGCAATTTTTTATGATCATCCTGATGTTTATCGGGGCTTCGCCCAGCTCGACCGGCGGCGGGATCAAAACGACGACCTTCACCATTCTCGTCGGCGCGGTCATCTCCATGATCCGCGGACAGTCGGACCTCGTCCTGTTCCGCTACCGGATGGCCCAGGAACGTATTTTCAAAGCGGTCACCATCACGATGCTCGCTTTATTTCTTGTGGTGGCCGTCGCCATGGTGCTGTCCACGACCGAGGACGCCAGCTTCCTGAGCATTCTGTTCGAGACGACCTCCGCGTTCGGCACCGTCGGGCTTACGATGGGGCTTACCGGGAAACTAACGGTAATCGGCAAAATCCTCATCAGCTTTACGATGTTCGCCGGAAGACTCGGGCCGCTTACGCTAGCTTATGCGCTTGGACCGAAGAAAGGCAAGGAATTGTACCGCCATCCGGAAGGCAAAATGATTATAGGATAA